One window from the genome of Natronomonas pharaonis DSM 2160 encodes:
- the lysW gene encoding lysine biosynthesis protein LysW, whose protein sequence is MAECPECGAELDLHDDLETGEIVDCSTCGAELEVINHDPVELDTAPELEEDWGE, encoded by the coding sequence ATGGCAGAATGTCCCGAGTGCGGGGCCGAACTGGACCTGCACGACGACCTCGAAACCGGAGAGATTGTCGACTGTTCGACCTGCGGTGCCGAACTCGAAGTCATCAACCACGACCCAGTCGAGCTCGATACGGCACCCGAGCTCGAAGAGGACTGGGGGGAGTAA
- the argH gene encoding argininosuccinate lyase produces MTGDADEGRDVVRRDRFSGGPARGFLSSLAADERIFEADLAVDRAHVVMLDEQDIIGTDDAAAILGALDDVEAAGHGSLTDGEDVHAAIETAVIERVGDRGGKMHTARSRNDEVAACIRYRLREDVLAAVEATLEAREMLLDVAGDHTETVMPGFTHLQPAQPTTVAHYLHSYASALARDTERLLDAYGRINRSPLGAAAFAGTPFDIDRERTAELLGFDGVVRNSMDAASARDFLVETTAAAAGLATTLSGLAEDLVVFSKAGYVELDDAYASTSSIMPQKKNPDTMELVRATAGDTAAGLNALLTILKGLPRAYNRDLQRAHPHAFEALDAVTEATEVAAGAVATADWKEPALSEAAGEGFSTATGVADLLAMEGVPFRTAHELVARAAEAGGDYAALSAAAEDILGGPLSEHVDKAAVEAALDPESSVASRDSLGGPAPESMAAALSAAGQRLDADAEALRERRGALATAADERERVVSSYDSTAPE; encoded by the coding sequence ATGACAGGCGACGCCGACGAGGGTCGCGATGTCGTCCGCCGCGACCGGTTCAGCGGCGGCCCCGCCCGCGGGTTCCTGTCGAGCCTCGCGGCCGACGAGCGCATCTTCGAGGCCGACCTCGCGGTCGACCGCGCCCACGTCGTGATGCTCGACGAGCAGGACATCATCGGCACCGACGACGCGGCAGCTATCCTCGGGGCGCTCGACGATGTCGAGGCAGCCGGCCACGGGAGCCTCACGGACGGCGAAGACGTGCACGCGGCCATCGAAACGGCCGTCATCGAACGCGTTGGCGACCGGGGCGGGAAGATGCACACCGCCCGCTCGCGCAACGACGAGGTCGCGGCCTGTATCCGCTATCGGCTCCGCGAGGACGTGCTGGCGGCGGTCGAAGCAACACTGGAGGCCCGAGAGATGCTGCTCGATGTGGCTGGCGACCACACGGAAACGGTCATGCCCGGCTTTACCCACCTGCAGCCGGCCCAGCCGACGACGGTTGCACACTACCTGCATTCGTATGCGTCGGCGCTCGCACGCGATACCGAACGCCTCCTCGATGCGTACGGCCGCATCAACCGCTCGCCGCTCGGCGCAGCAGCCTTCGCGGGGACGCCGTTCGACATCGACCGCGAACGGACCGCCGAGCTACTCGGCTTCGACGGCGTCGTCCGCAACTCGATGGATGCCGCCTCGGCGCGGGACTTCCTCGTGGAGACGACCGCTGCAGCCGCCGGGCTCGCGACGACGCTTTCCGGCCTCGCCGAAGACCTCGTGGTCTTCTCGAAAGCCGGCTACGTCGAGCTTGACGACGCCTACGCGTCGACGTCGTCGATAATGCCGCAAAAGAAGAACCCCGACACCATGGAGTTGGTGCGGGCGACAGCCGGCGACACGGCCGCGGGGCTGAACGCCCTGTTGACGATACTGAAGGGCCTTCCGCGGGCGTACAATCGGGACCTCCAGCGGGCACACCCTCACGCCTTCGAAGCTCTCGACGCCGTTACGGAGGCAACGGAGGTTGCGGCCGGTGCCGTCGCAACCGCCGACTGGAAGGAGCCGGCGCTTTCCGAGGCCGCCGGCGAGGGCTTTTCGACGGCAACCGGCGTCGCGGACCTGCTGGCGATGGAGGGCGTACCGTTCCGGACGGCTCACGAGCTCGTCGCCCGCGCCGCCGAGGCGGGCGGCGACTACGCGGCGCTTTCGGCGGCGGCTGAAGACATCCTCGGCGGCCCGCTCTCCGAGCATGTCGACAAAGCGGCCGTCGAGGCGGCGCTGGACCCGGAATCGAGCGTCGCATCGCGGGACTCGCTCGGCGGCCCGGCGCCTGAGTCGATGGCCGCAGCGCTTTCAGCCGCCGGCCAGCGGCTCGACGCCGACGCCGAGGCGCTGCGGGAGCGGCGAGGGGCGCTCGCGACCGCCGCCGACGAGCGAGAACGTGTAGTCTCATCGTACGACAGTACAGCCCCCGAATAA
- a CDS encoding acetylglutamate/acetylaminoadipate kinase has translation MTAETPVVVKIGGARAVDPEGALSDIASLVEDGTEIVVVHGGSTAVDNTLERMDIDPEYVETPSGVVGRFTDAETMDVFKMAMAGQVNTDLVVGLQNQGVDAVGLSGADGKLLYGPRKSAVRVVEDGKKKIRRGDHSGRIKEVNAGLLETLLADGYTPVASPPMLADDGVAVNTDADRASAAVAGAVGGTLVSLTDVEGVYRDPDDPATLIERVETPDDYDELDAAAEGFMSRKVMAATEALESGADEVVIADANADAPVSTAVDGGGTHILPSALE, from the coding sequence ATGACCGCCGAGACGCCCGTCGTCGTCAAAATCGGCGGCGCTCGTGCGGTCGACCCCGAGGGTGCGCTGTCGGATATCGCCTCGCTTGTCGAGGACGGAACCGAAATCGTGGTCGTCCACGGCGGCTCGACGGCCGTCGATAACACCCTCGAACGGATGGACATCGACCCCGAGTACGTCGAGACGCCGTCCGGGGTCGTCGGTCGCTTTACCGACGCCGAAACGATGGACGTATTCAAGATGGCGATGGCCGGACAGGTCAACACCGACCTCGTCGTCGGCCTGCAGAACCAGGGCGTCGACGCCGTCGGGCTCTCCGGCGCAGACGGAAAGCTGCTGTATGGCCCGCGGAAGTCGGCCGTTCGGGTCGTCGAGGACGGCAAAAAGAAGATTCGTCGCGGCGACCACTCCGGCCGCATCAAGGAGGTAAACGCCGGACTGCTGGAGACGCTACTTGCGGACGGCTACACGCCGGTCGCATCGCCGCCGATGCTGGCCGACGACGGCGTCGCCGTCAACACCGACGCCGACCGCGCGTCGGCGGCCGTCGCCGGCGCTGTCGGCGGGACGCTCGTCTCGCTGACCGACGTCGAGGGCGTCTACCGCGACCCCGACGACCCGGCCACGCTCATCGAGCGTGTCGAGACACCCGACGACTACGACGAACTCGATGCGGCCGCCGAGGGCTTTATGAGCCGAAAGGTGATGGCCGCGACGGAGGCCCTCGAATCAGGGGCCGACGAGGTTGTCATCGCCGACGCAAACGCCGACGCACCCGTCTCCACAGCCGTCGACGGCGGCGGCACCCACATCCTGCCGAGCGCACTCGAATGA
- a CDS encoding helix-turn-helix domain-containing protein → MDPEPDPARFRDLMLDGEPGFEEVLRCVFGIQNHEARLYLELLEAPDSTVTELAETVDRDRSNVNRGLATLLEKGLADRRRRLLDSGGHVYQYRATDPETARELMHETLDEWAAYVHERIDEFPCATDGQSR, encoded by the coding sequence ATGGACCCCGAGCCGGACCCAGCGCGGTTCCGTGACCTGATGCTCGACGGGGAGCCGGGCTTCGAGGAAGTGCTGCGGTGTGTCTTCGGCATTCAGAACCACGAGGCGCGACTCTACCTCGAACTGTTGGAGGCCCCCGACAGCACCGTCACCGAGTTAGCCGAGACCGTCGACCGCGACCGGAGCAACGTCAACCGCGGGCTGGCGACGCTGCTGGAGAAGGGCCTCGCCGACCGCCGTCGGCGGCTGCTCGACAGCGGCGGCCACGTCTACCAGTATCGGGCAACAGACCCCGAAACCGCCAGAGAGCTGATGCATGAGACGCTCGACGAGTGGGCCGCCTACGTCCACGAGCGCATCGACGAGTTCCCCTGCGCTACGGACGGTCAGTCACGGTGA
- a CDS encoding argininosuccinate synthase yields the protein MSDKNRVALAFSGGLDTTVCVPLLEEEYGYDEVIGVTVDVGQPEAEFKEAEETAEALDLEHHVVDAKPEFAELCFDAVRANASYQGYPLGTALARPVIAEAILEVAKEEGCSGVAHGSTGKGNDQLRFEAVWRDSDLEVIAPVRELGLTRTFEQEYAEERGLPIEGGDEGKYSIDTNLWSRSIEGSELEEPGYVPPEDIYEWTTAPTAETLEVEVGFEDGYPVSLDGEKLEPVELIETLNDLAGDYGVGRTDIMEDRMLGLKVRENYEHPAATVLLNAHQALEDLVLTKEERAFKKQVDHEWSEKGYQGLVNAPLVDALEGFIDETQDRVTGTVTIRFEGGQARPVGRESPYAVYSAEAASFNTEDVTGGIEQSDATGVAKYHGFQERLANRVIDAADEE from the coding sequence ATGTCAGATAAAAACCGTGTCGCGCTCGCCTTCTCGGGTGGGCTCGACACCACGGTCTGTGTACCGCTGCTCGAAGAGGAATACGGCTACGACGAGGTCATCGGCGTCACCGTCGACGTCGGCCAGCCCGAAGCGGAGTTCAAGGAGGCCGAAGAAACCGCCGAGGCACTCGACCTCGAACACCACGTCGTCGATGCCAAGCCGGAGTTCGCGGAGCTGTGTTTCGACGCCGTCCGCGCTAACGCCTCCTATCAGGGCTATCCACTCGGGACGGCGCTTGCCCGCCCGGTCATCGCCGAGGCCATTCTCGAGGTCGCAAAGGAAGAGGGCTGTTCGGGCGTCGCCCACGGCAGCACCGGCAAGGGCAACGACCAGCTTCGCTTCGAGGCCGTCTGGCGCGACTCCGACCTCGAAGTCATCGCACCGGTTCGCGAACTGGGGCTGACCCGCACGTTCGAACAGGAGTACGCCGAGGAGCGCGGGCTCCCCATCGAAGGCGGCGACGAGGGCAAATACAGCATCGACACGAACCTCTGGAGCCGCTCCATCGAGGGGTCGGAGCTCGAAGAGCCCGGCTACGTCCCGCCGGAGGACATCTACGAGTGGACAACCGCGCCGACAGCCGAGACGCTCGAAGTCGAGGTCGGCTTCGAGGACGGCTACCCGGTCAGCCTCGACGGCGAGAAACTGGAGCCGGTCGAGCTCATCGAGACGCTCAACGACCTCGCCGGCGACTACGGGGTCGGCCGCACGGACATTATGGAAGACCGGATGCTCGGGCTGAAGGTCCGCGAGAACTACGAACACCCCGCGGCGACGGTGCTCCTGAACGCCCACCAAGCGCTTGAGGACCTCGTATTGACGAAAGAAGAGCGCGCGTTCAAAAAGCAGGTCGACCACGAGTGGTCCGAAAAGGGGTATCAGGGCCTCGTGAACGCGCCGCTTGTCGACGCGCTCGAAGGCTTCATCGACGAGACCCAAGACCGCGTCACCGGCACGGTCACCATCCGTTTCGAGGGCGGCCAAGCCCGCCCGGTGGGCCGCGAGTCGCCCTACGCTGTCTACTCCGCCGAGGCCGCCTCGTTCAACACCGAGGACGTCACCGGCGGCATCGAACAAAGCGACGCGACCGGCGTCGCCAAGTACCACGGCTTCCAGGAGCGTCTCGCCAACCGCGTCATCGACGCCGCCGACGAGGAGTAG
- the argF gene encoding ornithine carbamoyltransferase, with protein sequence MNFLNIDDLTREQLETVLTEAERLKAGETTADAMAGDTMAMIFEKPSTRTRVSFETGATQLGGHAIFLGPDDIHLGHGEPVKDTARALSRYVDVIMARVFDHADVEELGEYATVPVVNGLTDDAHPCQTLADLLTIREQFGGFDATVAWVGDGNNVCQSFVLGAAMVGLDVVVATPEAYSVDDAVLERAAELGGEPETTTDPEAAVDGADAVYTDVWVSMGEESEREEKLSVFESDGFRITEELLGDRPLLHCLPAHRGEEVTDAAIESDNAIVWDQAENRLHAQKGLLTYLLS encoded by the coding sequence ATGAACTTCCTGAACATCGACGACCTGACACGCGAACAGCTCGAAACCGTCCTGACGGAGGCTGAACGGCTGAAGGCCGGCGAGACGACCGCCGACGCGATGGCCGGCGACACGATGGCGATGATATTCGAGAAGCCCTCAACCCGGACACGGGTATCCTTCGAGACGGGCGCGACACAGCTGGGCGGGCACGCCATTTTCCTCGGCCCCGACGACATCCACCTCGGCCACGGCGAGCCGGTCAAGGACACCGCACGGGCGCTCAGCCGCTATGTCGATGTCATCATGGCGCGCGTCTTCGACCACGCCGACGTCGAGGAGCTGGGCGAGTACGCGACCGTACCGGTTGTCAATGGGCTAACCGACGACGCCCACCCCTGCCAGACGCTCGCTGACCTGCTGACAATCCGCGAGCAGTTCGGTGGGTTCGACGCGACTGTCGCGTGGGTCGGCGACGGCAACAACGTCTGTCAGTCGTTCGTGCTTGGGGCCGCGATGGTCGGCCTCGATGTCGTCGTCGCCACGCCGGAGGCGTATAGCGTCGACGACGCTGTTCTCGAACGGGCGGCCGAGCTCGGCGGCGAACCCGAGACGACAACCGACCCCGAGGCGGCCGTCGACGGTGCCGATGCCGTCTACACCGATGTCTGGGTGAGCATGGGCGAAGAGTCCGAACGCGAAGAGAAGCTGTCGGTCTTCGAGTCCGACGGGTTCCGGATTACCGAGGAACTGCTCGGCGACCGACCGCTACTGCACTGTCTGCCGGCCCATCGCGGCGAGGAAGTGACCGACGCGGCGATAGAAAGCGACAACGCCATCGTCTGGGACCAAGCGGAGAACCGCCTCCACGCCCAGAAAGGGCTGCTCACGTACCTGCTGTCGTAG
- the argC gene encoding N-acetyl-gamma-glutamyl-phosphate reductase has product MSGYTASVVGASGFTGGEVLRLLSGHPEMAVTQATSRSYENKTVGSIHPNLRGMDLRFSSPEELESVDVLFACTPHGVSMEHIDAFQDAADTVVDLSADFRLDIESQYDEWYDGHNRPELLDKAEYALPELNRENLPGADIVASGGCNATAAIMGLKPLFDGDILGGGEQIVVDVKVGSSEGGAGGGEASSHPERSGVVRPYAPTGHRHEAEIEQFLGTGVSFTAHAVDMTRGASATCHVYPEEPVSKGDLWSAFRESYEDEPFVRLVAGGSGVYRYPEPKAVAGSNYAEVGFELDPTNKRVVVFSAIDNMMKGSAGQAVHAANIALGIEETAGLEFAGLHPVGAP; this is encoded by the coding sequence ATGAGCGGATATACGGCCTCAGTCGTCGGCGCGAGCGGCTTTACCGGCGGCGAGGTGCTGCGGCTGCTTTCGGGACATCCCGAGATGGCGGTTACGCAAGCAACGAGCCGCAGTTACGAAAACAAGACCGTCGGCTCCATCCACCCGAACCTCCGGGGGATGGACCTGCGGTTTTCCAGCCCGGAGGAACTCGAGTCAGTTGACGTGCTCTTTGCGTGTACGCCACACGGCGTCTCGATGGAGCACATCGACGCGTTCCAAGACGCCGCCGACACCGTCGTCGACCTGAGCGCCGACTTCCGTCTGGACATCGAATCCCAGTACGACGAGTGGTACGACGGCCACAACCGGCCGGAGCTGCTCGACAAAGCGGAGTACGCGCTGCCGGAACTGAACCGCGAGAACCTGCCGGGGGCCGACATCGTCGCCTCCGGCGGCTGTAACGCGACAGCGGCCATCATGGGGTTGAAGCCGCTCTTCGACGGCGACATCCTCGGCGGCGGCGAGCAGATCGTCGTCGACGTGAAGGTCGGCTCCTCGGAGGGCGGCGCTGGCGGCGGCGAGGCCTCCTCGCATCCGGAGCGGTCCGGCGTCGTCCGGCCGTACGCGCCGACGGGCCACCGCCACGAGGCCGAAATCGAACAGTTCCTCGGAACGGGAGTGTCCTTTACCGCCCACGCGGTCGATATGACCCGAGGGGCCTCGGCGACCTGTCACGTCTACCCCGAGGAGCCGGTCTCGAAGGGCGACCTCTGGTCGGCGTTCCGCGAAAGCTACGAGGACGAGCCGTTTGTCCGGCTCGTCGCCGGCGGGTCGGGCGTCTATCGCTATCCCGAGCCGAAGGCGGTCGCCGGCTCGAACTACGCCGAAGTCGGCTTCGAACTCGACCCGACGAACAAGCGCGTGGTCGTCTTCTCGGCTATCGACAACATGATGAAAGGGTCGGCCGGGCAGGCGGTCCACGCCGCCAACATCGCCCTCGGTATCGAGGAGACGGCCGGCCTCGAATTCGCGGGGCTTCACCCCGTGGGAGCGCCCTGA
- a CDS encoding sensor histidine kinase translates to MASPVTPDEGLVQAYERLVADAPFGVLTIDTDSTIRYANSAVTDLLGYDSEALAGAPLETIIPDRLRDSHTEAFEAYLETGERHLDWNNVELPALHRDGHEVRVSIAFRETPTDEETLFTGVFTDLSGGHRLRGAPQETIGTLHELYVIASDATLSFEQRRESILDLGCRYLDLEYGFVTEITSDEQVIVASVGDHDLLQPGERCPIEESYCRETISEDGFLAIADAAAEGFEDDPAYERFGLGSYIGGKLLVAGELFGTLCFASTAPRDRTFTDGERTFVELASRWLGYELQQRHVQRQLERQNDRLEEFASHASHDLRNPLSAAAGRLELAIEQHGDDEDLLAVKRSLEDADARIDEMLEFARAGNTVTDPKPVSLSEAAAAAWETLDTEGATLAVDDEVRLRGDRDRIERLFENLFRNAVEHAGEDATVRLGALPTPGFYVADDGPGIPAGDRETVFKSGFTTDAGGSGYGLSIVEEIATAHGWSVEACEDGDGARFEFTVTDRP, encoded by the coding sequence ATGGCATCCCCGGTAACGCCTGATGAGGGGCTTGTCCAAGCTTACGAGCGCCTCGTCGCGGACGCGCCGTTCGGCGTCCTTACAATCGATACCGACAGTACGATTCGATACGCCAACAGCGCGGTCACCGACCTGCTCGGCTACGACAGCGAGGCGCTGGCCGGGGCACCGCTCGAGACGATTATCCCCGACCGGCTCCGTGACTCCCACACCGAGGCCTTCGAGGCCTACCTCGAAACCGGCGAGCGGCACCTCGACTGGAACAACGTCGAACTGCCGGCGCTCCACCGCGACGGCCACGAAGTCCGCGTTTCGATAGCCTTCCGCGAGACGCCGACGGACGAGGAGACGCTGTTTACCGGTGTTTTCACGGACCTCTCCGGCGGCCACCGGCTTCGCGGAGCGCCCCAAGAGACAATCGGAACGCTGCATGAACTCTACGTCATCGCCTCCGATGCGACGCTGTCGTTCGAACAGCGCCGCGAGAGCATCCTCGACCTCGGCTGCCGGTATCTCGACCTCGAGTACGGCTTCGTCACCGAGATTACCTCCGACGAGCAGGTCATCGTCGCATCGGTCGGCGACCACGACCTGCTGCAGCCGGGCGAACGCTGCCCCATCGAGGAGTCCTACTGTCGGGAGACCATCTCCGAAGACGGGTTCCTCGCCATCGCCGACGCCGCCGCGGAGGGCTTCGAGGACGACCCGGCCTACGAGCGGTTCGGTCTCGGCAGCTACATCGGCGGAAAGCTGCTGGTTGCCGGTGAACTGTTCGGCACGCTCTGTTTTGCCTCAACAGCTCCCCGGGACCGGACCTTCACCGACGGGGAGCGGACGTTCGTCGAACTGGCGAGCCGGTGGCTCGGCTACGAACTCCAGCAACGGCACGTACAGCGACAGCTCGAACGCCAAAACGACCGGCTTGAGGAGTTCGCCAGCCACGCCTCCCACGACCTGCGAAATCCGCTTTCCGCCGCTGCCGGGCGGCTCGAACTGGCAATCGAGCAGCACGGCGACGACGAGGACCTGCTGGCTGTCAAGCGCTCTTTAGAGGACGCTGACGCCCGCATCGACGAGATGCTTGAGTTTGCCCGGGCCGGTAACACGGTCACCGACCCCAAGCCGGTCTCCCTCTCGGAGGCGGCTGCGGCCGCATGGGAGACCCTCGACACCGAAGGCGCGACACTCGCTGTCGACGACGAGGTTCGGCTCCGCGGCGACCGCGACCGCATCGAGCGGCTTTTTGAGAACCTGTTCCGGAACGCTGTCGAGCACGCCGGCGAGGACGCAACCGTCCGGCTCGGAGCGCTCCCGACACCGGGATTCTATGTCGCTGACGACGGCCCGGGAATCCCGGCAGGCGACCGCGAAACGGTCTTCAAATCCGGCTTTACGACCGACGCCGGCGGCAGCGGCTACGGGCTGTCGATAGTCGAAGAAATCGCCACTGCACACGGCTGGTCCGTGGAAGCCTGCGAGGACGGCGACGGTGCGCGGTTTGAGTTCACCGTGACTGACCGTCCGTAG
- the lysX gene encoding lysine biosynthesis protein LysX: MNVGVLYSRIRRDEKLLLSELRDRGHEVTKIDVRKERFGVHEAPAVFDGVDIVVDRCLATSRSQYITRFVDAYDVPVVNDPETAAVCADKARNSLVLAEADVPTPATEVAFTKESAMESIESFGYPCVLKPVIGSWGRLMAKIDSKDAAEAILEHKETLGHYEHKVFYIQEFVEKPGRDIRVVATDGEPIAAMARSSDHWLTNAAQGAETEAIEITDEMADLVERASEAVGGGLLGIDLMETGDSYTVHEVNHTVEFKALNEVTDVDVPSVVVDWLESRVRDVEVTA, from the coding sequence GTGAACGTCGGCGTCCTCTACTCGCGCATCCGCCGCGACGAGAAGCTCCTGTTGAGCGAGCTCCGCGACCGCGGCCACGAGGTGACGAAAATCGACGTCCGAAAGGAGCGGTTCGGCGTCCACGAGGCACCGGCCGTCTTCGACGGTGTCGACATCGTCGTCGACCGGTGTCTCGCGACCAGCCGCTCGCAGTACATCACGCGGTTCGTCGACGCCTACGACGTACCGGTGGTCAACGACCCCGAGACGGCCGCAGTCTGTGCCGACAAGGCCCGGAACAGCCTCGTCCTCGCCGAGGCGGACGTACCGACGCCGGCCACCGAAGTCGCGTTTACCAAGGAGTCGGCGATGGAATCCATCGAGAGCTTCGGCTACCCCTGCGTGCTGAAGCCGGTTATCGGCTCGTGGGGCCGCCTCATGGCGAAAATCGACTCCAAAGACGCCGCCGAGGCGATACTGGAGCACAAGGAGACGCTCGGCCACTACGAGCACAAGGTGTTCTACATCCAGGAGTTCGTCGAGAAGCCCGGCCGTGACATCCGCGTTGTCGCCACCGACGGCGAGCCGATAGCGGCGATGGCCCGTTCGTCGGACCACTGGCTGACAAACGCCGCCCAAGGTGCCGAGACGGAGGCCATCGAAATCACCGACGAGATGGCCGACCTCGTCGAACGCGCCTCCGAGGCGGTCGGCGGCGGCCTTCTCGGTATCGACCTCATGGAGACCGGCGACAGCTACACCGTCCACGAGGTAAACCACACCGTCGAGTTCAAGGCGCTCAACGAAGTGACGGATGTCGATGTCCCGAGCGTCGTCGTCGACTGGCTGGAGTCCCGCGTCCGCGACGTGGAGGTGACCGCATGA
- a CDS encoding [LysW]-lysine hydrolase, which produces MSESTPSPDEEARDLLETLVSIPSPTPEETECAEALAGFFESHGRDVFIDEVGNVRAPADDSVLYTSHIDTVPGDIPVRIEDGDGGPALWGRGSVDAKGPLTALAVAAVRTGVSFVGVVGEEVDSRGARHLVADREPPDAVVNGEPSGCDGITLGYRGILQGTYRARSASGHTSRPENNAIQDAVEWWSAVESRFEADDDTPVFERVTPKPVDIDGGVTDDGLAVETTLEAQLRVPPSMSTDAVRAAADEELETGTVTWNDAVEPTMQSPRTPVARAFRAAIRKQGGDPRLLRKTGTADMNIYAGEWDCPMVTYGPGDSDLDHAPDEHLPLAELDRSVAVLETVAEELA; this is translated from the coding sequence ATGAGCGAGTCCACTCCGTCCCCCGACGAGGAGGCTCGCGACCTCCTCGAGACGCTCGTGTCGATACCGTCGCCGACGCCGGAGGAGACGGAGTGTGCAGAGGCGCTGGCGGGCTTTTTCGAATCCCACGGCCGTGACGTGTTCATCGACGAGGTCGGCAACGTCCGCGCGCCGGCTGACGACAGCGTCCTCTATACATCCCACATCGATACCGTGCCGGGCGATATCCCCGTCCGCATCGAGGACGGCGACGGGGGGCCGGCGCTGTGGGGCCGCGGGTCGGTCGACGCCAAGGGGCCGCTGACAGCGCTTGCGGTCGCGGCCGTCCGGACCGGCGTCTCGTTTGTCGGCGTCGTCGGCGAGGAGGTCGACTCCCGCGGCGCACGCCACCTCGTTGCGGACCGCGAGCCACCGGACGCCGTCGTCAACGGCGAGCCCTCGGGCTGTGACGGTATCACGCTCGGCTACCGCGGCATCCTGCAAGGGACCTATCGGGCGCGGTCGGCGTCGGGACATACCTCCCGGCCGGAGAACAACGCGATACAGGACGCCGTCGAGTGGTGGTCGGCGGTCGAATCACGGTTCGAAGCCGACGACGACACCCCGGTCTTCGAACGCGTCACGCCGAAGCCGGTCGACATCGACGGCGGCGTCACCGACGATGGCCTCGCTGTCGAGACGACGCTTGAGGCACAGCTTCGGGTACCGCCGTCGATGAGCACCGACGCTGTCCGTGCGGCGGCCGACGAGGAGCTCGAGACGGGAACAGTGACGTGGAACGACGCCGTCGAGCCGACGATGCAGAGCCCGCGGACGCCGGTCGCGCGGGCGTTTCGGGCCGCTATCCGCAAGCAGGGCGGCGACCCGCGGCTGCTACGGAAGACCGGCACTGCCGACATGAACATCTACGCCGGCGAGTGGGACTGTCCGATGGTCACCTACGGCCCGGGCGATTCCGACCTCGACCACGCGCCGGATGAACACCTGCCGCTGGCCGAGCTAGACCGCTCGGTCGCGGTGCTCGAAACCGTCGCGGAGGAGTTAGCATGA
- a CDS encoding aspartate aminotransferase family protein, translating to MSGFVFSEKPIGIERGEGVYLYDTKGNEYLDFGASYACTPVGHCHPDVVAATTEQLERLMYVQASYPNAPRTALYEQLATVAPGDIDNVWLCNSGTEANEAALKFARHATGREKIVATMQGFHGRTMGTLAATWKDKYRDGFEPLAGGFEFVPYGDAEAMADAVDEDTAAVIVEPVQGEGGINPAPNGYLQSVRETTESAGAAMVLDEIQTGLGRTGTLWAAEEYGVVPDILTTAKGLGSGLPIGATLVRDWVAADCGNHGSTFSGGPVTTAAAGATLDVITDEDLPSHAAELGTYLVEALEAAIGDEVREVRGNGLMVGVEVKRGANPILKELALNHDILALPAGRSVVRLLPPLVIDRGDADAVVDALEAIIG from the coding sequence ATGAGCGGCTTCGTCTTCTCCGAGAAACCGATTGGCATCGAACGTGGCGAGGGGGTCTATCTCTACGACACGAAGGGCAACGAGTATCTGGACTTCGGCGCGAGCTACGCGTGTACGCCGGTTGGACACTGCCACCCCGACGTGGTGGCGGCGACGACCGAACAGCTCGAACGGCTCATGTACGTACAGGCGTCGTACCCGAACGCCCCCCGGACGGCGCTCTACGAGCAGCTCGCAACGGTCGCGCCGGGCGACATCGACAACGTCTGGCTGTGTAACTCCGGAACCGAGGCCAACGAGGCGGCCCTGAAGTTCGCCCGACACGCGACAGGCCGCGAGAAAATCGTGGCGACGATGCAGGGGTTCCACGGCCGAACGATGGGGACGCTGGCGGCGACCTGGAAGGACAAATACCGCGATGGCTTCGAGCCGCTGGCCGGCGGCTTCGAGTTCGTTCCCTACGGCGACGCCGAGGCGATGGCCGATGCCGTCGACGAGGACACCGCCGCGGTCATCGTCGAGCCGGTACAGGGCGAGGGCGGCATTAACCCCGCCCCGAACGGATATCTCCAGTCGGTTCGTGAGACGACCGAATCGGCCGGCGCGGCGATGGTTCTCGACGAGATACAGACCGGACTCGGCCGGACGGGAACGCTGTGGGCTGCCGAGGAGTACGGCGTCGTTCCCGACATCCTGACGACAGCGAAGGGCCTCGGCAGCGGCCTTCCCATCGGGGCAACGCTCGTTAGAGACTGGGTCGCGGCGGACTGCGGCAACCACGGCTCGACGTTTTCCGGTGGGCCGGTCACGACCGCAGCGGCCGGCGCGACGCTGGATGTCATCACCGACGAAGACCTGCCGAGTCACGCGGCGGAGCTCGGGACGTACCTCGTCGAAGCGCTTGAGGCCGCCATCGGCGATGAGGTGCGGGAGGTCCGCGGCAACGGCCTGATGGTCGGCGTTGAAGTAAAACGGGGTGCGAACCCGATTCTCAAGGAACTGGCGCTGAACCACGACATCCTCGCGCTGCCGGCCGGCCGCAGCGTCGTCCGGCTCTTGCCGCCGCTTGTCATCGACCGCGGGGACGCCGACGCCGTCGTTGACGCGTTGGAGGCCATCATCGGATGA